CGCGTTCTGAGGGTAATCGAAATGGCGATCCGTTGGCCGCTGCTTGTCCGGCGAACGCACAAATGGCTGGCCTTGGTGGTCGGGGTCCAGGCGCTGCTCTGGACGCTGACCGGCTTTTACATGGTGGTCGTGCACATCGACACCATCCATGGCGATCATCTGGTGCGCGCGCCTGCTTTCCGGCCATTCGAGCTGGCCGGGCTGGCGCCGCCGTCGCAGATCGTGGCGGCCGCGCCCGGCGCGTCCGAGGTTCGATTGCAGCGATTGTTCGATCGTGCCGTCTGGCGTGCTGAAACGCCCGATGGTGCGAGGCTGTTCGATGCTCGCTCGGGTGCGCCGCTACCTGCTTTGACCGAGTCCCAGGTCCGCGAGCAGGCGCGGCGCATCTATACCGGCGACGGCAAGATCGTATCGGTCAAGCTGCTGGCCGTGGCGCCGCTGGAAATGCAAGCGCGCAAGCCGCCTTATTGGCAGGTCGAGTTCGAGGGATGGAACCGTCCCACCCTCTACCTCTCGCCCCAGACCGGCGAGCTGATTTCACGGCGCCACGCGCTGTGGCGCGTCTTCGATTTCGCCTGGATGCTCCACATCATGGACTATGATGAACGAACCGACGTCAATAATCCGCTGCTTCGTGTCGCGACCTGGAGCGCCTTCGCCATGGCGCTGAGCGGAGCGTGGCTCCTGATCTGGTCCTTCAAGCGTCGCAAAGGGAAGAAGGCATGAAGAAGATACGCCTGACGCCGCTGCTTTTCCGCCGCATCCACAAATGGGTTGGCCTGATCCTGGGTCTTCAGTTCCTGCTGTGGGCCTTGAGCGGCTCGGTGATGGCGCTGCTCGATAAGGACCGGGTCGGCGGTCATGGCGGCGGAATGTCGCACGCCCACCCCCTGCCGCCCGGGGACTATTTCGATCTCGCCTCGCTGCCGCGTCATGAACCCGTGACAGCTGTCGTCCTGCGCGATCTCGGTGCTCGCCCGATTTACGAACTTCGGACTACGAAAGGCGTGCGCCTCGTG
This genomic interval from Sphingopyxis chilensis contains the following:
- a CDS encoding PepSY domain-containing protein → MAIRWPLLVRRTHKWLALVVGVQALLWTLTGFYMVVVHIDTIHGDHLVRAPAFRPFELAGLAPPSQIVAAAPGASEVRLQRLFDRAVWRAETPDGARLFDARSGAPLPALTESQVREQARRIYTGDGKIVSVKLLAVAPLEMQARKPPYWQVEFEGWNRPTLYLSPQTGELISRRHALWRVFDFAWMLHIMDYDERTDVNNPLLRVATWSAFAMALSGAWLLIWSFKRRKGKKA